A window of Helicobacter macacae MIT 99-5501 genomic DNA:
GTCCCAAAAGCAAAAATGCAAGAATTTATAGCGGGGATTTTGTATTTCATCGCAGTATCGGGCGATATGATTTCCCATACTCAAACCAAAGCGATATGGCACAATCACTAAAGCGATTTAGGGATTTGGATTTTGCGCTTGATTTGGGGCTTACGCTAGATGAGGACGAGCTAGAGGAAGTAGGGCAGATAGAGATTTTCCCCGGACACGGAGAATCTAGCATTTTAGCCTATGAGCAGCGCAATGTAAATCTATGGCTAGAGCGAATGAGCTAACTAGCCAATAAAAAGTCAAAGAAAATTATTTACAAATTTTTATCACGCAAAATCTTGGCATTATTATTGTATTATGTTGATTTTTCGTAATATTTTCATAAGAGGAAGGATAATTTAATGAGTGGATTTTCTAAAATCGGTTTTATCTTAGCCACACTTGGTAGCTCTATCGGGCTTGGGCATATTTGGCGATTTCCATATATGGCAGGGACAAACGGCGGTGGTGCGTTTGTGCTACTTTTTTTGGCACTCACACTTCTTGCTGGGATTGCTATGCTTGTAGGAGAAATGCTAATTGGCAACTACACGCAAAAAAACACCGCCGATGCGTTCAAAGAGCTAGATTCTACCAAGCACAAAGTATGGAAATGGGGCGGGCTAGTGCTGATAGGCGGTCCTTTTATCCTCACATTTTATATGATAGTGCTAGGTTGGGTGCTGTATTATCTTTTTAGCACAAGTATGGATTTGCCAAGCAATGCAAGCGAAGCTGATTGGGTATTTGGCTCGCTTTTGAGTGTAAATATTTGGGCACAGATTTTAGGCTTTAGCGCGGTGGCGTTTATCACGGCATTGGTAGTATCTTTTGGGATAAAAGAGGGAATCGAGCGACTAAATGTCGTGCTTATGCCACTGCTTTTTCTTATCTTTATCGGGCTTTTGGTGTATGCGAGCTTTCAGCCTAGCTTTATGCGAGCGGTGCATTTTTTGTTTGACTTCAAATACTATGACATTAGCGCAGATGTGGTAATCGCAGCGATGGGGCAAATGTGCTTCTCACTTAGTCTTGGTGTGGGGATTATCATTAGCTATTCTGCTAGCACCAAGCCCAATGCCAATCTGCTAGAATCTGCCTTGTATGTATGTCTATGTGGGATTGCTATTTCACTCATCGCAGGGCTTATGATTTTTACATTTGTCTTTGAGCACGGGGTAGAAATCACTCAAGGCGCGGGACTTGTATTCAAAGCACTCCCCATAGTGTTTAGCAAAATGGGAATGGTAGGTGTGATAATCTCTGTGCTATTTTTTCTAGGGCTAGCATTTGCAGGGATTACTTCTACCATATCTTTGCTAGAGCCAAGTGTGATGTTTTTTGTCCAAAAGTATGGATTCTCGCGTGCCAAAATCACTTGGGCGATTATGGCTGTTATTTATCTAGTGGGCTTGGTGCTTATTTTTTCTTTGCACAAAGATTATGCAGATATGCTAGCAGTGTGGGGCAAGGGGCTTTTTGAGCTAGTGGATAAAGCAAGCTCTGATATTGTTATGCCACTTGGAGCGTTGCTAAGTGTGATATTTGTAGGGTGGTTTATCGGCAAAGAAAAAGTGAGAAAAATGACAAGCGGATTTTTATCTGCTAGGGCATTTAGCGTGTGGTTTTTTATCATTCGCTATGCCGCGCCATTGGTTGTGATACTAGCGTGGGGTGGGGAGCTAGCGACAAAGACATTATTTTCACTTCTTAGATTTTTTGGCTTTTAGATTTTTGGTGCAAAGCAAGATTTACATTTTTAGACAAGGGCACAAAAGGATATAAAATGACTGATTCTAAAATATTTCATTTAGGGTTTTTGCGATTTGTTTTTGCAAGCGTTGTTTGCATAAATGTTCTTGGCATAAATGCGATAAATGCTAGTCAAACTAATCCAAGTGAAAATCTAGCAAAGACAGCAGAAAAAATCGCAGATATGTTTTATGCCTTAAATGGCGAGCCAAACAACCCGCACAAAAAAATCAACCACACCAAAGGATTTTGCGCTAGTGGGGAGTTTATCCCCAATCAAAAAGTGGCAAAAGATTTTGCTATCCCGTTTTTGCACTCCTCAAAAATCCAAGTAAAAGCTAGATTTTCACTTGGTGGTGGTGAGCAAAGTGATAAATCAAAATCCCGCGCAATGGCTCTAAAAATGCAAAGTGAAAATAGCGATTTTTGGGAAATCGCTATGACAAATTCGCGTGTAAATTTTGCCAAAAATGCAGATGAGTTTATGCAGTTTTTGGGCATAAATTTGGAGCAAAAGCAAGGAAAAATCACTCCACAAGAAGCAGCCAAAAAGCGTGAGAGTGTAAGCTCTTTTGTAAATTTCGCACGCGAGATAGGACATCTTGGGGTAAGCCCTAGCTTTGCAGATAGTGCCTATCATAGCGTGCATACATTTTTTTTCACAAAATCTAACGATGAGCTAGTGCCTGCTAGATTTAGCTTTGTCCCCAAAAATGGTGTAAAAAATCTAAACCCAAAAGAGCTAGAAAATCTAAATGATGATTTTTTGGAATCTAGCTTCAAAAAGCAGCTAAAAAGTGGTGCGATAAAGTTTGCCCTAGTGCTTGAAGTAGCAAAGCAAGAGGATAGCCTAGAGGATACCACAAGTGTGTGGGCACACATAGATAGCAATGGAGAGAAAACTATCAGAGAGCATATCACTTTAGGTGAGCTAAGACTTGATTCTTTTAGCGGATATGAGTGCAATGAAGAAGTGTTTATGCCATCTATCTTGCCAAGTGGTGTGCAGCCACCAAAAGATGAGATTTTTGATGTGCGAAGTATGGTATATGCCATAACTTTTGGCAGGAGACAATGAAGCACAAAGGGTTAGATTCTAGCAAAATTAAAGGGGAAATTAAGAGAAAACTTATTAAAATGCCCTTTCTTTTGTCAGCACTTTTTGCACCCTAAAGTTATTTATGATTTTGGCTGTTTTTAGCATTTTTCACCTCAATATATTAAGCAAAACCACATTACAAAACCACAATAAGGAGTTTGCGTGTCTTTGGAATACTTTCTTACCCCACCTCAAGCCACACCCAAAATCACAGATTTACGACAAGGCGAGTGCAAAGATTCTCGCTTCATTAAGCCGTTGCGATTGCACTATAAGCAAGACGGCGAGGACAAAGATTGGGATATTATCCACTCTCA
This region includes:
- a CDS encoding sodium-dependent transporter → MSGFSKIGFILATLGSSIGLGHIWRFPYMAGTNGGGAFVLLFLALTLLAGIAMLVGEMLIGNYTQKNTADAFKELDSTKHKVWKWGGLVLIGGPFILTFYMIVLGWVLYYLFSTSMDLPSNASEADWVFGSLLSVNIWAQILGFSAVAFITALVVSFGIKEGIERLNVVLMPLLFLIFIGLLVYASFQPSFMRAVHFLFDFKYYDISADVVIAAMGQMCFSLSLGVGIIISYSASTKPNANLLESALYVCLCGIAISLIAGLMIFTFVFEHGVEITQGAGLVFKALPIVFSKMGMVGVIISVLFFLGLAFAGITSTISLLEPSVMFFVQKYGFSRAKITWAIMAVIYLVGLVLIFSLHKDYADMLAVWGKGLFELVDKASSDIVMPLGALLSVIFVGWFIGKEKVRKMTSGFLSARAFSVWFFIIRYAAPLVVILAWGGELATKTLFSLLRFFGF
- a CDS encoding catalase; protein product: MTDSKIFHLGFLRFVFASVVCINVLGINAINASQTNPSENLAKTAEKIADMFYALNGEPNNPHKKINHTKGFCASGEFIPNQKVAKDFAIPFLHSSKIQVKARFSLGGGEQSDKSKSRAMALKMQSENSDFWEIAMTNSRVNFAKNADEFMQFLGINLEQKQGKITPQEAAKKRESVSSFVNFAREIGHLGVSPSFADSAYHSVHTFFFTKSNDELVPARFSFVPKNGVKNLNPKELENLNDDFLESSFKKQLKSGAIKFALVLEVAKQEDSLEDTTSVWAHIDSNGEKTIREHITLGELRLDSFSGYECNEEVFMPSILPSGVQPPKDEIFDVRSMVYAITFGRRQ